From one Nothobranchius furzeri strain GRZ-AD chromosome 2, NfurGRZ-RIMD1, whole genome shotgun sequence genomic stretch:
- the LOC107377406 gene encoding 5,6-dihydroxyindole-2-carboxylic acid oxidase, with translation MWRCWLMVLVGAAGVSAQFPRECVTPEGLRSGQCCPSSPGFPNDPCGSSAGRGQCVSIATDARPHGPQYPHDGRDDRERWPIRFFNRTCQCNGNFSGFSCGRCKHGWAGANCDQRIPVVRRNVMQLSAAEKRAFVDALDRAKRTVHPDLVIATRHYSDIFGPDGNTTQFQDITIYNYFVWSHYYSVSKTFLGPGQASFGGVDFSHEGPGFVTWHRYHLLQLERDMQDMLQDPSFALPYWNFAIGGNTCDICTDDLMGARSSFDMNSLSANSIFSQWRVVCESVEDYDTLGTICNSTETSPIRRNPAGNVNRPMVQRLPEPQDVADCLKVNTFDTPPFYSTSSESFRNTIEGYSAPKGNYDPIVRSLHNLAHLFLNGTGGQTHLSPNDPIFVLLHTYTDAIFDEWLRRHGPDSAAYPEENAPIGHNRGYNMVPFWPPVTNSEMFVTAPENLGYSYEAQWPDQPFTLTEVITMSIVAALVIVAIVFAATTCFVRGRSKMEGHQPLLGDQYQRYDDDKSQSVV, from the exons ATGTGGCGGTGCTGGCTTATGGTGCTGGTGGGCGCTGCGGGTGTGAGCGCACAGTTCCCCAGAGAGTGTGTGACACCTGAGGGGCTCAGGAGTGGACAGTGCTGCCCTTCGTCCCCCGGGTTTCCTAACGACCCGTGTGGTTCCAGCGCGGGGCGCGGACAATGCGTTTCCATCGCGACGGACGCGCGCCCTCACGGGCCCCAATACCCGCACGACGGGCGTGACGATCGGGAGCGGTGGCCCATCCGTTTTTTCAACCGCACCTGCCAATGTAACGGGAACTTCAGTGGCTTTAGCTGCGGCCGCTGCAAACACGGGTGGGCCGGTGCCAACTGCGACCAGCGGATTCCTGTGG TGAGGAGAAACGTGATGCAGCTCAGTGCAGCGGAGAAGCGCGCGTTCGTGGACGCGCTGGACCGCGCCAAGCGCACGGTGCACCCAGACTTGGTGATAGCCACGCGCCACTACTCGGACATCTTCGGGCCCGACGGAAACACCACGCAGTTCCAAGACATCACCATCTACAACTACTTCGTGTGGTCCCACTATTACTCTGTCAGCAAAACGTTCCTCGGCCCGGGGCAGGCCAGCTTCGGGGGGGTGGACTTCTCACACGAGGGCCCCGGCTTCGTCACCTGGCACAGGTATCACCTGCTGCAGTTGGAGCGGGACATGCAG GACATGCTGCAAGACCCCTCCTTCGCCCTGCCCTATTGGAACTTTGCCATCGGTGGAAACACCTGTGACATCTGCACAGATGACCTGATGGGAGCCAGGAGCAGTTTTGACATGAATTCCCTGAGCGCCAACTCCATTTTCTCGCAGTGGAGGGTCGTCTGTGAAAGTGTAGAGGACTACGACACGCTAGGGACCATTTGCAACA GTACAGAAACGTCTCCCATCAGAAGAAACCCAGCAGGAAATGTGAACAGACCCATGGTCCAGCGTCTCCCAGAACCCCAGGATGTTGCAGACTGTTTAAAAGTCAACACCTTTGACACACCACCCTTCTACTCCACCTCCTCTGAAAGCTTCAGGAACACCATCGAAG GTTATAGCGCCCCCAAGGGGAACTACGACCCCATCGTGAGGAGCCTTCACAACCTGGCTCATTTGTTTCTGAATGGAACCGGAGGTCAGACTCACCTTTCCCCCAATGACCCAATCTTTGTCCTCCTCCATACCTACACCGACGCCATATTTGACGAATGGTTGAGACGACATGGTCCAG ATTCAGCTGCATATCCTGAGGAAAATGCCCCAATTGGTCATAACAGGGGCTACAACATGGTACCCTTCTGGCCACCTGTGACCAATTCCGAGATGTTTGTGACTGCACCTGAAAATCTTGGCTACTCATATGAAGCCCAGTGGCCAG ATCAACCTTTTACTTTGACTGAAGTCATAACCATGTCAATAGTTGCCGCCCTTGTGATCGTGGCAATCGTTTTCGCTGCCACTACGTGCTTCGTCCGTGGCAGGTCCAAGATGGAGGGCCACCAGCCTCTGCTCGGGGATCAGTACCAGCGTTACGATGATGACAAAAGCCAGTCAGTGGTCTAA